A genomic segment from Prochlorothrix hollandica PCC 9006 = CALU 1027 encodes:
- a CDS encoding RNA-guided endonuclease InsQ/TnpB family protein — protein sequence MKVRYQYRIYPTPQQVKGLNQLFGCCRVVYNDALAIVRSVPQGEKWPSNAELQKLVITQGKKTAEREWLADVSVVPLQQSVQNLGAAFKNFFESRSGKRKGSKVGFPRFKKKLNQQSARFVRTGFSLKGNKLELAKLGRFKVKWSRPLPSEPSSVTIIRNTTGQYHASFVVEISPINIEPLRPSIGVDLGIKTFAFLSTGDRVESPGYNRLDRKTRRFQRKLARQVKGSKRREKTRLRL from the coding sequence ATGAAAGTACGATACCAGTATCGAATTTATCCGACACCGCAACAGGTCAAAGGGCTGAATCAGCTTTTTGGGTGTTGCCGAGTTGTGTACAACGATGCCCTGGCGATTGTGCGGTCAGTGCCGCAGGGCGAGAAATGGCCCAGCAATGCTGAACTGCAAAAGCTGGTGATCACTCAGGGCAAAAAGACGGCTGAACGGGAATGGTTGGCCGATGTGTCAGTCGTGCCCTTGCAGCAGTCGGTTCAGAATTTAGGTGCTGCCTTCAAGAACTTTTTTGAGAGCCGTAGCGGTAAACGAAAAGGGTCAAAGGTGGGCTTCCCTCGGTTCAAAAAGAAGCTGAACCAACAGTCGGCACGATTTGTTCGGACGGGATTCTCCCTCAAGGGCAATAAGCTTGAACTAGCCAAGTTAGGCCGCTTCAAGGTGAAGTGGTCAAGGCCACTGCCCTCTGAACCTAGCTCTGTGACCATTATCCGTAACACGACTGGACAATACCATGCCAGCTTTGTAGTGGAGATTAGTCCCATCAACATTGAGCCACTACGGCCCTCAATTGGGGTAGATCTAGGCATCAAAACCTTTGCCTTTCTCAGCACAGGTGATCGGGTAGAATCCCCTGGATATAATCGGTTAGACCGCAAGACGCGACGGTTTCAGCGCAAGCTAGCCCGCCAAGTTAAAGGGTCTAAGCGTCGCGAAAAGACTAGGCTGCGCCTTG
- a CDS encoding alpha/beta hydrolase has translation MGNATMQELDSTVVGQREDLRTEGLQQPNGGGTGATPVCDPGWVDPVQPTGNALARRSRSWGLALALALVTLGGGPLPQVWGADRLTAILGPLHLSLNVADLEHYAATGEITPELNSYARIATPAQLVALRDILRRPVDLSPTVVSYLAYSPTGEVILERVGQVLKTGSGQNGAIALRAAVVNGALSPDGLTLVSVLRQFPTPELRMDLRAAVAMVQEAIHLFFQEREALVQVVATTAQEEALGNTTAFGTLPDLRQGGVFTWDRYTFEWRDDRRQRDIPTDLYVPQRSQPAPIVIISHGVGNNRTSFQYLAEHLVSHGFTVVVPEHVGSNEALVRNIFQGLAQAEPREALDRLEDVHVVLDRLGTMDRFDRRWRGRFDLDQVGVIGQSFGGYTALALGGAAISFPALGNYCQDPSRLSRSLNLSLLLQCRLLELLPGIQLPSQQIRNPNPDSTLPQPPLIYGNPKEPQQWSLDFRDDRIKAIIAINPFSSLIFGQEGMARLKIPTMIMASGRDVVVPPGPEQLYPFTALTQDDRYLVLLEQGTHFSTMEEPPPNQAVFALPPNLLGPDPTIAQTYTKALGLAFMTTYLTESTAQQPYLNAAYGQYLSQTAMPLRLVQRLDRQRLDQALLAAEAEANTPPAKADRPRPRRKWPIDRD, from the coding sequence ATGGGTAATGCAACGATGCAGGAGTTAGACAGCACTGTCGTTGGTCAGAGAGAAGACTTAAGGACAGAGGGATTACAGCAGCCCAACGGGGGGGGAACAGGGGCTACCCCGGTCTGCGATCCTGGCTGGGTCGATCCGGTTCAGCCGACGGGGAACGCCCTGGCTCGTCGATCCCGGTCCTGGGGGTTGGCCCTGGCCTTAGCCCTGGTGACCCTGGGGGGGGGACCCTTGCCCCAGGTCTGGGGGGCCGATCGCCTCACCGCCATCCTAGGACCCCTGCATTTGAGCCTCAATGTGGCGGATCTGGAACACTATGCCGCCACGGGGGAAATTACCCCTGAGTTAAATTCCTACGCCCGCATCGCCACCCCCGCCCAACTGGTGGCCCTGCGGGATATCCTGCGGCGACCGGTGGATCTCAGCCCCACGGTGGTGTCCTATTTGGCCTATAGCCCCACGGGGGAAGTGATCCTAGAGCGGGTCGGGCAGGTCTTAAAAACCGGATCGGGGCAAAACGGAGCCATTGCCCTGCGGGCTGCGGTGGTCAATGGGGCGCTGTCCCCCGACGGCTTAACCCTGGTGAGTGTGCTGCGGCAGTTTCCCACCCCAGAACTGCGCATGGATCTGCGGGCAGCGGTGGCCATGGTGCAGGAAGCCATTCACCTGTTTTTCCAGGAGCGGGAAGCCCTCGTGCAGGTGGTGGCCACCACAGCCCAAGAGGAAGCCCTGGGCAATACCACGGCGTTTGGCACCTTGCCCGATCTGCGCCAAGGGGGGGTGTTTACCTGGGATCGGTATACCTTCGAGTGGCGTGACGATCGCCGCCAACGGGACATCCCCACGGATCTTTATGTGCCCCAGCGATCGCAGCCGGCCCCCATCGTCATCATTTCCCATGGGGTGGGCAATAACCGCACGTCGTTTCAGTATTTGGCGGAGCATTTAGTCTCCCATGGCTTTACGGTGGTGGTGCCGGAGCATGTGGGCAGCAACGAAGCCCTAGTGCGCAATATTTTCCAAGGGTTGGCCCAAGCGGAACCCCGGGAAGCCCTAGATCGGCTAGAGGATGTCCATGTCGTGCTCGATCGCCTGGGCACCATGGACCGTTTCGATCGCCGCTGGCGGGGCCGCTTTGACTTGGATCAGGTGGGGGTCATCGGTCAATCCTTTGGGGGCTACACTGCCCTAGCTCTGGGGGGAGCCGCCATCAGTTTTCCAGCCTTGGGCAACTACTGCCAAGACCCCAGTCGCCTGTCCCGATCCCTCAACCTCTCGTTGCTGCTCCAGTGTCGCCTCCTGGAACTGTTGCCAGGGATCCAACTGCCCTCCCAACAGATCCGCAACCCCAATCCTGATTCAACCCTGCCCCAGCCTCCCCTGATTTATGGCAACCCCAAGGAACCCCAGCAGTGGAGCCTCGACTTCCGGGATGACCGCATTAAAGCGATTATTGCCATTAACCCCTTCAGCAGTTTGATTTTCGGTCAAGAGGGAATGGCGCGGCTCAAAATCCCGACGATGATCATGGCCAGTGGTCGGGATGTGGTGGTGCCGCCGGGACCGGAGCAGTTGTATCCCTTTACGGCCTTGACCCAGGACGATCGTTACCTGGTCTTGTTGGAGCAAGGCACCCATTTCTCCACCATGGAGGAACCACCCCCCAATCAAGCCGTGTTTGCCCTGCCCCCCAACCTCCTGGGACCCGATCCCACCATTGCCCAAACCTACACCAAAGCCCTAGGCTTGGCTTTCATGACCACCTATCTCACGGAGTCCACTGCCCAACAGCCCTATCTGAACGCGGCCTATGGCCAATACCTGAGCCAGACCGCCATGCCCTTGAGGCTGGTGCAACGTCTCGATCGCCAACGGTTAGATCAAGCGTTGCTGGCGGCGGAAGCGGAGGCCAACACCCCCCCTGCCAAGGCCGATCGCCCTCGCCCTAGACGGAAGTGGCCCATCGATCGGGACTAA